The Pan paniscus chromosome 3, NHGRI_mPanPan1-v2.0_pri, whole genome shotgun sequence genome includes a window with the following:
- the TRAM1L1 gene encoding translocating chain-associated membrane protein 1-like 1: MGLRKKSTKNPPVLSQEFILQNHADIVSCVGMFFLLGLVFEGTAEASIVFLTLQHSVAVPAAEEQATGSKSLYYYGVKDLATVFFYMLVAIIIHATIQEYVLDKINKRMQFTKAKQNKFNESGQFSVFYFFSCIWGTFILISENCLSDPTLIWKARPHSMMTFQMKFFYISQLAYWFHAFPELYFQKTKKQDIPRQLVYIGLHLFHITGAYLLYLNHLGLLLLVLHYFVELLSHMCGLFYFSDEKYQKGISLWAIVFILGRLVTLIVSVLTVGFHLAGSQNRNPDALTGNVNVLAAKIAVLSSSCTIQAYVTWNLITLWLQRWVEDSNIQASCMKKKRSRSSKKRTENGVGVETSNRVDCPPKRKEKSS; encoded by the coding sequence ATGGGGCTCCGTAAGAAGAGCACCAAGAACCCCCCCGTTCTGAGCCAGGAATTCATCCTGCAGAATCATGCGGACATCGTCTCCTGCGTGGGGATGTTCTTCCTGCTGGGGCTTGTGTTCGAGGGAACAGCAGAAGCATCCATCGTGTTTCTCACTCTTCAGCACAGTGTTGCTGTCCCTGCAGCAGAGGAACAAGCCACGGGATCAAAGTCCCTCTATTATTATGGTGTCAAAGATTTGGCCACGGTTTTCTTCTACATGCTAGTGGCAATCATTATTCATGCCACAATTCAGGAATATGTGTTGGATAAAATTAACAAGAGAATGCAGTTCACCAAAGCGAAACAAAACAAGTTTAACGAATCTGGTCAGTTTAGTgtgttctactttttttcttgtatttgggGCACATTCATTTTAATCTCTGAAAACTGCCTGTCAGACCCAACTCTTATATGGAAGGCTCGTCCCCATAGCATGATGACATTTCAAATGAAGTTTTTCTACATATCCCAGTTGGCTTACTGGTTTCATGCTTTTCCTGAACTCTACTTccagaaaaccaaaaaacaagacATCCCTCGTCAACTTGTCTACATTGGTCTTCACCTCTTCCACATTACTGGAGCTTATCTCTTGTACTTGAATCATTTGGGACTTCTTCTTTTGGTACTGCATTATTTTGTTGAATTACTTTCCCACATGTGCGGCCTGTTTTACTTTAGTGATGAAAAGTACCAGAAAGGCATATCTCTGTGGGCCATTGTGTTTATCTTGGGTAGACTTGTGACTTTAATTGTTTCCGTACTCACTGTTGGGTTTCACCTGGCTGGATCGCAGAATCGGAATCCTGATGCCCTTACTGGAAATGTAAATGTGTTGGCAGCTAAAATTGCTGTTCTGTCGTCCAGTTGCACGATCCAAGCCTACGTAACATGGAACTTAATTACTCTCTGGCTTCAGAGGTGGGTAGAAGATTCTAATATTCAGGCCTCATGTATGAAGAAGAAACGGTCGAGATCTtctaaaaaaagaacagaaaacggAGTGGGAGTGGAAACTTCAAATAGAGTAGACTGTCCgccaaagaggaaagagaaatctTCATAA